The region CAACTCCTTCCAGTACGGTCTTCACGACAAGTACTTCTTTAGCCAGTCCATTCAGTATCTGGAGCACCTCCAACAGCCTTTTTATACAAAATTCATCACCGTAAGTAACCACTATCCTTACTCACAGTTTAAAAACGAGGATGAGGGCTTCCCACTTGCTAAGACAGAAGATGATACCATCAATGGATATTTTGCTACAGCCAACTACCTAGATCAAGCTGTTAAGGAATTCTTTGATTATTTAAAGGCCACAGGTGTTTATGAAAATTCAATGATTGTTCTTTACGGAGACCACTACGGAATATCAAATTCAAGAAACCCTGACCTTGCAGCCCTCCTTGGTAAGAAAAAAGAAACCTGGTCATCTTATGACAATGCCATGCTTCAAAGGGTTCCTTACATGATTGTCCTACCTGGACAAGACAAGGGCTATATCAACCACACCTTTGGTGGCGAAGTCGACAATCTTCCTACCATGCTCCACCTTCTTGGAATTGATACAAGTAAGTACCTCCAGCTAGGTCAAGATCTACTGAGTCCGGATCATGAAAATCTTGTAGCCTTCAGGGACAATGGGAATTTTGTTGCTCGTGACTACAGCGTTTATAATGACCGGATTTATAAGACTGACACAGGAGAGGAGATTACAAACCCGACCCCTGAGACTAAAAATCTGATTGACAGCTATGCAAGTAAGGCCAGTGAACAATTGTCCATTAGCGACAAACTAACTCGAGGGGACCTTTTAAGATTTTATGACAAGGATAATCTAAAGGCCGTTGACCCTGATGATTATGCCTACAACCACGGTTACAAGAAAGAGCTTGAAATCGAGGACAAGCTGGGAAGTCAGTCAACAAGTATCTTTAGTAAAAATAATAATACTTCGACTGTTGAACTCTTTAAAAACTATAGTTATAAGGAACTTCACCCAGAACTTAATGTAAATCAAGCTACATCAGGTAGTGAGAGCAGCCAAAATCAAGAAACAGCCCCAGTTGAGGGCAAATAAAAAACCTAGAATATTCTAGGTTTTTTATTTGTATCCTGTTTTAAATATCAATGGTACTGTATTTAGCATTAGCTTCAATGAAATCACGGCGGGGTTCAACTCGGTCCCCCATCAGCATGTCAAAAATCATATCAGCTTCCGCAGCATCTTCAACGGTCACACGGGCCATGGTCCTATGCTCTGGATCCATGGTTGTTTCCCACAATTGATGGTCATCCATCTCTCCAAGTCCCTTATACCTTTGAACAACTGGCTTGGTACGGCCATTTGACATCTCTTCAATCATCTTTTGGAGCTCAATTTCCTGGTTTTCACCTGGTTGGATGTAGTTGATGGTCTTACCAGACTTAACCCCGTAGATTGGAGGTTGGGCAATGTAGACATAGCCAGCCTCAACTATCGGACGCATGTAACGGTAGAAAAGAGTTAAAAGAAGGGTCCTAATGTGGGCTCCGTCAACGTCAGCATCAGTCATGATGACTAACTTTTGATAGCGGGCCTTCTCAACATCAAAGTCCCCGCCAAAGCCAGTTCCCATGGCCGTAAAGAGGGAGCGAATCTCCTCATTGGCTAAAATTTTATCCATCGTAGCCTTTTCCACATTCAAAATCTTACCACGAATGGGTAAAATGGCCTGGAATTCTCGGTTTCGTCCTGATTTAGCAGAACCTCCGGCTGAGTCCCCTTCGACAATGAATAACTCAGTCTGTTTGGGATCATTTGAAGAACAGTCAGCAAGTTTCCCTGGTAGATTTGATATTTCAAGGCCTGACTTCTTGCGGGTCACTTCACGAGCTCTTTTGGCAGCTATTCTAGCCTTAGAAGCAAGGATTCCCTTGTCAACAATCTTTCTAGCAACCTGTGGATTTTCCAGGAGAAAACGCTCCAAGGCCTCAGAAAAGAGGCGGTTTACAATTCTTGAAACCTCACTATTACCAAGCTTTGTCTTGGTTTGTCCCTCAAACTGTGGGTTGGGATGCTTAACTGAAATTACAGCCGTAAGACCTTCTCTGATATCATCTCCTGTCAGATTGTCTTCATTATCCTTAAGCAGCTTGTTCTTACGCCCATAATCATTCACAACCCGGGTCAGTGCTGTTCTAAAGCCCTGCTCATGTGTTCCACCCTCATGGGTATTGATATTGTTGGCAAAGCTTAAAACAGTTGAGCTGTAGTCGCTGGTATACTGCATAGCAACTTCAACTGAAATATTCTCCATCTCCCCTTCAGTGTAGATTGGTGGGTCAAAAAGAACTGTCTTCTTCTCATCGATGAAGGATACATAGGACTGGATTCCACCTTCATAGTGGTAGCTTAAAATCTTCCCATCCTTATTCCTTTTGTCTTCAATCGAAATCCTAAGTCCACGATTCAAGAAGGCCAGCTCACGTACCCTGGTTGCCAACTTATTGAAGTCAAATTCAGTTGTTTCCTTAAAAATCTCAGCATCAGGAGTGAAGTGGACTGTTGTCCCTTGAAGGTCTGTTTGACCGATAATCCTTAAATCATCGCCTACAACTCCTCGGTGGTATTCCTGATAGTATTTCTGTCCATTTTTATGGACTGTAACATCAAGCTGGGTTGAAAGGGCATTAACAACACTTGACCCTACTCCGTGGAGACCGCCTGAAACCTTATAGCCGCCTCCGCCAAATTTCCCTCCAGCATGAAGGACCGTAAAGACTGTTTCAACAGCCGGACGTCCTGTTTTTTCCTGGATATCAACTGGGATACCACGCCCATCATCAATAACTGTGATGGAGTTATCCTCTTCAATTATAACCTCAATGTGACTTGCAAAACCTGCAAGAGCCTCATCAATTGAATTATCTACAATCTCCCAAACTAAATGATGGAGACCTTCCTTACTGGTTGATCCAATATACATGCCTGGACGCATCCTAACTGCTTCAAGACCTTCCAAAACCTGTATTTGGCTAGCATCATATTCCTGTGCTTTTGCTTTTAAATCTTTGATTTCATCAGCCAATTTACTTACTCCTGTGTTCACTTTATTAGTCCCATTATACCATATTATTGAAATTTTTTCTTGGCTCTGGTTTTCCATGAACTGGCTATCAAGCAAGAAAAAAGAAATCCTTCACAGGGAAAGGATTTCCTTTAAATTTTTAACATTATAGCTTGCGTCCGTGTCTTCTTGGTCAGAAGAAAAGAAAATGGTTGGGACTGACGCATTCTTACCCGCCTCAATGTCTAACTTCCGGTCGCCAATCATTACAGGCCTTGTCATCTCATACTTATCAACCAGATAGAGAATTGACTTGGGATCTGGTTTTCTTGGAAATCCATTGTCACTGGTAACCACTTCCGTAAAAAATTTATCTATACCGGCCGCCTTTAAAATATCCAAAACATGATTATTCCGGTGACTAATCATAAAATTCTTGCCGCCAGCTGCCTTAATGGCTGCTAGCACCTGGCTTGCACCATCAAAAAGAACAGGCTTTTCAAGGGAAAGTCGCTCTTCTTCCTTGTAGCTTGCCAAAAATCCAGGAACAGAGCCTGCAAATTTGTCCACTGCATAATCAGTTGATTTTCTTAAGGCATCATAAATTTCCTGATGACTTACACTTATTCCAAATTTTTTTAAGGTTCTTTCGAATGCTTGAGCTGATGTTTCATAGTTATCTAAAAGCGTTCCGCCCAAATCCCATATATAATCATCATATTTCATGTGCTCATTATATCACAAAAAAGATTTTAAGGAAGGGATATTTCCTTAAAATCTTTTTTATCAACTTATTTAGCTTCTAAAAGCTCAATGGCAAAGTCAAGACCCTTGTCACCTTGCATTAAACCGTACATTTGCATAGGAATATCCTTGACTGGAATTTCTGGGAATTTTTTAGCAACATCATCAAGAATGTAGCGAGCTTGCGGGCCAATCATGATGACATCAGCTTCTTGTCCCCTATCATCAACCTCAGCAAGTCCATAAGCTGTAACCTTATAGTCAAGACCACGTGTGTTGGCCTCATCTTGCATTTTTTTAGCAAACATTGATGTACTCATCCCCGCTGAACAAAATAAATTAACAATCGTAGACATTTCTTTTTCCTCCTTATTTCCCCTGGGAAATATTTAATAAGCTTTACCTATAATCTACCACTTTGATAAAAGATTATCAAATATTTATCTATAAAAATCACTTATTTTTTTATAATAAGGCTTGAAAAAGACTTATAAAAAGAGGACAAGCTACTTGCTTATCCTACTTCTACGATATATCTTCTTCCCGCTAGCATCAGCTTCTACGGGAATATCTATACTTTCATCAGTTTGATTAAAGGTCATGGACATGACTAGTCCCACACCGATTAAATTACTAATTAAACTTGATCCACCTTGTGATATAAAGGGAAGGGGGATTCCTGTAAGGGGTAAGACTCCAATTGTTGCCCCGATATTTTCAAAAACGTGAAAGAGAATCATCATAATAATTCCCGTTGAAATATAGGTATAAAACTGGTTATTTGACTTGTAAGTTGCCCGAAGCATTTGGTAAATAAGGAAAAAGTAGAGAAGAATCAAAAGAGTCCCCCCAACAAAACCAAAATTTTCAGCAATTACCGTAAAAATCATGTCACTTTCCCGTACAGGAACGGGGATGGTTGCCACATTAAAGCCGTAACCAAGAAGGCCACCGATACCAATTGATATCTGTCCCTGGGCCTGTTGGTAGGTTATACTTTGGGCACTTTCAAAGGGATGGAACCAGGCATCAATCCTTTGGAGTTGATATTTTTCAAAACCGATGGACATCAGGAAGCTTCGGCCCCAATCAACTGTTGTCAAATAAAGGATACCACCACCCAGTAAAATCACCGTAAGGGCCACAGGTACAATAATTTTCCAGGGAATACCTGAAACAAAAATAACACCTGCATAAATAGCCAGAAAGACCAAGAGGGTCCCAAAGTCATTTTGGAGCTTCAAGAGGATAATGACCGGTAGGGTCACTAGAAAAAGCCTAAAAATCAGATTGAAGGAATCCTTTATATTGTCCAAATCAAGCCTTGACTGCATGCTAGTCACAACCCTTGCCATCATCAAAATATAGGATATTTTCATCAACTCCGATGGTTGGAAGTAGGTCTTTCCGTGGTAGGATACCCAGTTCTTTGCCCCGGTGCTCGCAACTATTTGGTTGTCATAGAAAACAAGGGGAAGAATCATCAAAATAATCCCTAGGATATAAAATAAGGGGGTCATCTTCCACAGGTACTTGGAATTAAAGTGCATGACCACCACTGCGACCAAGACGCCAAGGAGGGCCCAGATACCCTGCTGGCTAACAAGCCTTATGGCCTGGCTTGGATGGTCGTGACTTATGGCTATATAGATTGAGCCAAGTCCTATAATTAAAAGAAGAAGGACTGGTAGTATTAGGGCGTAATCAATTCGCAAATCCCAAGATTTTTTATTATTTTTCATGAATAATCCTTTCAACTTAAAATATTATACACTATTTTGGCCACAAAGAAAAAGGCAATCTGCCTTTTACCTTAGTCTTTTAAAACAATTTTTGTAGCCACTCAAGACCTGAGGTCCAAACGTAACTATAGATACCCACACCAAATATCTTACCAATCAGGATTGAGCGGATAAAAAATTTATAGGACATCCTTGTTTGGCTGGCAACTAAGACTAGGACATCATCAGGTGCCAGGGGAGCAAAGATTGCCCAGAAGAAAAACCAATCGAATTTCCTTCCCTGATCAACCTTTGATAAATACTTATTGTAGGTTTTATCTGGCACAAAGGTCTGAACAAAGGGCTTACCAAACTCCCGTCCCAGATAAAATAAAATGATACTTCCAATAACAATGCCCAAGTAATTGTATAAAAAACCTTGGATGGGACCATAAATGAGGACGGCAGAAGCACACAGGATACCTGAAGGGAGAAATGATACCACCACTTGGATAATTTGTAGGCCAATTATCAACAAGGCCCCTAAAAATGGATGCTCAGCAGCTGTTGATTTAATGATATTATCATCGTTAAATATTCCCAGTCGGTACAAATAATACCCCAAAACGAGGGAGCCCAAAATAGCTAAGATTGAAATCACCTTAACAAGATGTTGCCTGTACTCTATACTTTTCAAACTATCCTCCAAATGCTTTTATTGATTATTGACCTTACCCTGCCCCTTTAAGTATTCTGTATTTTCCTCAACCCACTTGTCCAGTTGATTGGCAAGGCTCGTAAAGCCGGGTTGATTATACTTTTGCTTATAGCGTCTCTTTTTTTTATTGTGGTGCAGCTGGGGTTTGTCTTCCATGGTGCGAAGGGAGAGACTTATTTTCCCAGTGTACTCATCAATATCAATGATTTGAGCCTCAACCTCCTGGCCCAAACTTACGGTATCCATGATATTTTTTGTATAACCAGATTTAATCTCCGAAATATGGATTAGCCCGTGGCAGTTATTTGCAAACTTTACAAAGGCTCCGTAGGTCTGAACACCAGTAATGGTCGCATCAACAATGTCACCTATCTTTAGTTTTTTTTTACTTTTGAGCTGTCGATGAATTTGCCGTCTGAATCATTAACGATTTCAATTTTAGTGATGACAACATCATCAACTGGCTTGTCTTGGAAGCCTGTAGGAACTTTTGCAATCTTATCAAGGGTCTTGTAAGAAGCTTCATCATAGAGGTGACCAAAAACTGTGTGACGGCCATCCAGATGAGGAGTTCCTCCGCCAGTGTAAAGTTCAGCGATTTCCTCAGGCCAGCCACCATTAACAAGAACATCTTTAGAATAAGCCATGTGTTCATTTTGAACGATGAAGAATTGACTACCGTTAGTATTAGGACCAGCATTAGCCATTGAAAGGGCACCGCGGATGTTAAAGACCTTGTTTGAGAATTCATCCTCAAATTTTGTCCCGTAGATGCTTTCACCACCCATACCAGTACCAGTTGGGTCACCACCTTGAATCATAAAATCTGAAATAATACGGTGGAAGATGATTCCATCATAATAGCCTTCTTTTGCTAGTTCAACGAAGTTTTTAACTGTTTTGGGTGCAAGGTCTGTAAATAATTTGACCTTCATGTCACCATGATTTGTTTTAATAATTGCGATTTGTCCAGGTGCATTTTGGATGTCAACCTGTGGATAATTTGTATTTGTCATTTTACTTCCTTCTTAAATAATTTTTAATTGCTCAAGGGCCTTTTTGATGCCATCAGCTTCAACAGTCTCAGTCACCAAGCTGGCCCTTTTTTTAAGGTCTGGATGGGATACTTCCATGGCCACAGAAATTCCAGCATAATCAAAAATTTCTCGGTCATTCAGGCCATCACCAAAAACTAACAGATTTTCCCTCGTAAGGCCTAAGCTTTCAAGAACCTTAGAAACTCCCAAGGCCTTACTCCCAAGATAAGGGACGACGTCACTGCTATATTCATGCCACCTAACCAGGCGAATCTGATCCTTAAGTTTATCAGGTAGGCTGTCGTCTACATCACGCTCCGTAATGGTCAGCATTTGATAGATGTCGTCTTCCTCGTAGTAATTTTCATCCTCGTTAATTTTACCATAAATTGGCGTAATTGCCTCCTTGGCCAAATCACCCCATTTATTAATAACAACTTGATTACTTGCAACAAAGGCATAGTCAATCCGTTCACCCTTGGCCCAAGCGATAATATCTTCAATCAACTCCCTTGAAAGAGGATTTTTATAGATAAGCTTCTGATCTTTATCTTGAGCATGACTACCATTAATTGTAACAAAAAAATCTGGTTTGAGGGCACGAATTTCTGGCACTACACCTGAAAAATTTCGGCCCGTTGCGATTCCTGTTAAAATACCTTTTTCTCGCAAGCGGAAAAATACTTCCTTGATTGATGGTGGAATAAATCCACTATCTTTAACCCTTAAGGTATCATCAATATCAAAGAAAATTATCTTTATATCCTGAGCCCGCTTCAATAAGTCTTCCATAAGTATCCACCTTTTCCTATATAATAAAAACTACTTTCATGCTTTAATTATAGAAAAAAAGCCAAATAAAATAAAGAATCTAGCCAGCTAGACCATGCTGGAGGGCATAAATTACAGCTTGTGTCCTATCATCAACCTCAAGTTTTGCTAAGATATTTGAAACATGAGTTTTAACTGTCTTTAGGCTGATGAAGAGACTGTCCGCAATCTCCTGATTGCTAAGTCCCTTACTAAGCTCACGAAGTACCTCAAGTTCCCTTGCTGTCAGATCATCATAAAGTTCAGGGGCCCGGTGATTTTTTTCATAAATTTTTTGGCGGACACTGTCACTTAAAACATCCTCGCCAGAATATATTTTCCTGATGGCCTCAGCTATCTCATCAGCCTGAGAAGTTTTTAAGATATAACCCTTGGCTCCAGCCGCAAGGGCTGGAAAGACTTTTTCATCATCCAAGAAACTGGTTAAAATCAAAATTTTTGCCTGGGGGTTTTCTGCTAGGATGGTCTGACTGGCTTCAATCCCATCCATCTGATTCATGACAAGATCCATTAGGATAACATCTGGATTATATTTTTTGGCGTATTCAACACCGATATTGCCATCAGAAGCTTCTGCCACCACCTCGATGTCCTCTTGAATATTTAAAAAACTTGAAAGTCCAAGCCTGACCATCTCATGGTCATCAACTATCACTACTTTTATGCTCATTTTGTGGAATCCTTATTTCTATGCTTGTGCCTTGATTGGGTGCACTAACAATTTTTACATCTCCTCCAAGAAGGACTGATCTCTCTCTTATATTTTTTAGGCCGTAACTTGCCGTCTTTGTTTCCTTGGTATCAAAACCAACTCCATCATCCTCAACCCTTAAAATAACTGACCTTCCACTTGCAAGCAGTGAAATATCAATATTTTGAGCCTTAGAGTGCCTTAAGGCGTTACTTAAAAGCTCCTGCATGATTCTAAAAATATTATCCTCAACAGTTTTTGAAAGCTTAATATTGGTGTCATAAACCCAGCTTATTTTTCCAGATATTTTGGCCTGAAGCTCATCAACAAGACTTGTAATACCGTCAATTAAGGACTTCCCGTTAAGCTCAACTGGCCTTAAATGAAGGAGGAGGGCCCGCATTTCATTTTGAGCCTCATGAAGAATTTTAAGGACAAGCCTGGCCTGGGTGGTCATCTGCTCCGTGTCCAAATTCTTATTGCTGACTACCCCTGACAAAATCATGGTTGCCGCAAAAAGCTGCTGGCTAACTGAATCATGGAGTTCCCGTGAAATACGCTTACGTTCTTCTGTTACAATATCAACCTGCCTTACAGTATCTTCCCTGCTTGCTTCTTGGAGCTGTTGGGTAAGATTTCTAATCCTTAGGACAAGCTTATTAAGGTCCTGATTGTTGGTCAAATCACCCTTTAAGGAAAGATTTGTCGCCCAATTAAACTGACGAATAAGCCGCCTTTGACTCAAATAAGTAAGAACAGTGAAGGCTAAACTTAGGAGGGCACTTACGGAAAAAATAATCCATGAAGCTCGCCAGTGACTCATAAGAACCTGATAAAAACCTCTTGAACTTACAGCCAGAGTATAGATAACAACTAAAATTGAAATTAAGCTCGCCAAAAAGCCATAAAGAAAGGTCTTAAAAATCGACTGTTTTATCATAGGCAAACCACCGTCAAATCACCCATAAAAGTATCAACATAAATCTTAAGGCGGCGGGGATTTTCAGTGAAATCATCTGAATAATATTTAATTCGCTCCTTGCTCAGATTGGACCTTTCTCCAAATAGGTTGACGCCTCCTCTTAAAGAGGCATAGTCAACTGAGACAGCCATTCCCTTAGGAACAATTATCTTGGTATCACCAATGAATTTTCTCAACATGATTATATTTTCATCCTGCCTAAAATTTGTCTGCTCAAGATCGATAACATCATCGCTAATAACCTTAATAATATTTATATCATCAAAGCGGTACAACTCTTGTCCTGAAATTCTTGAAAAATCCAAATTTTCCTTGATAAAAACGCGGTCATCCCACTCATCATAGTAGGTTTCAATCATATCAAAATTTTGTTGCTTCTTAGGCAGCCTTACAAAGTAAACAATGGCAATTACAGCCAGGATAAGGGCCAACCAAAAGAAGAAGTTTTCAAAGACAAAAATAGCCATGACAAGACCTAGTACTGTCAGGATTAATTTGAAAATAAACCAGTCAAATTTTGATAACAGCATCCCGATTACGACAGTCAAAATTAGGCAGGCAGCAAAAATGGGCTCCCCAATCAAGGTTACCAAGCTAGCAATTAAAAATATTAGTTCTAAAATTATAAATAATCTGGTCTTCATACAATCATTCTACCAAAAATACTTTCCCTTTTCCTAAGGCTCCCGGCCGATATTTAGCTGTTGCCGGGAAGAATTTTACTTTTAAAAAAAGCCCGCTAGTAAAGCGAGCCCTCAACTACTGGACATTATTGGTCAATTGACCCAATAATTTTTCAAAGGCATATTCATACTTTTGAATGTCCCCTGCTCCCATGAAAACATAAACGGCATTTTCATGATTAAGGAGGGGTGAAACATTATCAACTGAGATAACTTGAGCTGGCTTGTCAATCTTTGCAGCAAGGTCTGCCACCTTAACATCTCCGTGGTCAGCCTCCCTAGCACTTCCGTAAATCTCAGCCAGATAGACTGAATCAGCCAGATTTAAGCTCTTAGCAAAATCATCAATCAAGGCGATGGTTCTTGTAAAAGTGTGGGGCTGGAAGACAGCAACAATCTCACGATCTGGATATTTTTGACGGGCTGCATCAATTGTCGCTTCAATCTCGGTTGGATGGTGGGCAAAATCATCAATAATTATGTGCTCATTGACCATCTTTTCTGTAAATCTGCGTTTAACCCCTGTAAAGGTCTTCATGTCCTTTTTGACCTCTTCAAGATCAAGTCCTAGATCATGGCAGACAGCAACTACTGCTAAGGCATTTAAGATATTGTGCTTACCGTAGGTTGGTACCTCAAAGGTTCCAAGAAATTCTCCCCTGAAGTAGGCATCAAAGGTTGAACCATCAGTCGCCCTTTTTACATTCTTAGCCAAGTAGTCATCATTTTCCTCAAAACCATAGAAATAAAGAGGTGCCTTAGTCTTAAGTCTTCTTAGGTATTCATCTTCACCATAGGCAAAGACACCTTTTGTTACCTGATTGGCATAGTCCTCAAAGGCAGAGTAAACATCCTCAACACCTGTAAAGTAGTCTGGATGGTCAAAGTCTACATTGGTAATAATTGAGTACTCAGGATGGTAAGGCATGAAATGACGTTCATACTCATCACTTTCAAAGACAAAATACTCGCTAGAAGCATTCCCGTAGCCTGTCCCATCACCAATTAAATAACTGGCATCACTTATATTCTTTAAAACGTGCGACAAAAGGCCAGTTGTGCTAGTTTTACCATGGGCTCCAGCTACACCGATACTTGTGAAGCGTCTCATAAATTCTCCTAGAAATTCATGATACCTCTTGTATTTAAAGCCATTTTTCTCAGCATAGGCAACTTCGACATTATTACTAGCATGAAAGGCATTTCCTGCGATAAGTTCAGTATCAACTGTAATATTTTCTTCATCAAAGGGTAGAATCTTTATATCAGCTAATTCTAGCCCACGTTGGGTGAAGTAATAATCAGTGCTATCGCTTCCTTGGACACTTTCTCCTAGTTGATTCAATAATAATGCAAGTGCACTCATACCTGCACCCTTAATTCCAATAAAGTGATATGTTTTCGACATCTTTTTTCCTTCTTACTTAATACTTTTGCTTGTCATTTTTGTCGTTATCTCATGGTCAGTGATAATAATTTTATAATAATTGCTTTTAATGACCTATTTAATAACTTCCTCTTTCAAAAAGAGTATTTCTTTTTCTTTCAAAGTAATCACTGCCAAGATTCTTACTCTCGGATGATTTTTGCTTCTTTTCCTCTTGTATTTCACGCGATTCCTTGGCTAAGGCATCAAAATTTCTAGGACTTTTGGTATGTTTGTTGGGAGAAACATTTGATGATAAAATTCGTGAACTTATGGCCTCAGGTCGCTCAAACTTTCCCTCCTGATGGTCTTTGACCTCCACCGTGACAGGTAAGGGCAGCTGGGTCCAAGCCTTGCTTGATCCCGTGACCTTATTTCCTCCAAGAGGACGCTGGTTAAAGTTTGAATTTCCAAGATTTGACATCCGCTCAGTTGGATAAACATAGCCCTTGGGCCTTTCTGGGGCCCGGTAGGTCTTCTTCCGAGGCTTTGTAGTCGGAAGCTTTACTTCTCCTTTTTTGGCCTGCTCCTTTTGCGGAACCTGGGTAAAAACACCAGCCTTCTCATAAGGACTTTTTTTATCTGGCCTGGGAAAGGGGGCGGTTTCTAAAAGCTCAAGCTCAGCCCTCCTAACATTTCTTTTGGTTAAAAGTTCGTCATTTGTATATAAGACTCTGTCATCAACTTCTAAATGGATTCCATCTGGAATACAGGGAAATTGAACCTTATTTATTTTCTCTTTCATACCATTATTCCTTCTCTATCCTTTCATTATAGCTTAAAATAGACCTTATTTAAAGCTGTAAACCAAGAATCTCCATAATCTCATCTTCTGTGATATTGCGATTTGAAACGCCTCCATCAAGGACGGTTGTTATCAAATCCTGCTTCTTACTTTGGATTTCTTGAATTTTTTCTTCAATTGTGCCTCTTGTGACCAATCTTATAACTTCAACAGTTCGCTTTTGTCCCATTCTATGAGCACGCGAGATGGCCTGCTCCTCAACTGATGGATTCCACCATAAATCGACTAAGATTACAACATCGGCACTTGTTAGATTAAGGCCTGTTCCTCCTGCCTTAAGGGAGATCAAGAAGGCATCTCGGCTGCCTGCATTAAAGGCTTCAACCATGTGAAGGCGATCTTTTGCAGG is a window of Streptococcaceae bacterium ESL0729 DNA encoding:
- the gyrB gene encoding DNA topoisomerase (ATP-hydrolyzing) subunit B, whose protein sequence is MADEIKDLKAKAQEYDASQIQVLEGLEAVRMRPGMYIGSTSKEGLHHLVWEIVDNSIDEALAGFASHIEVIIEEDNSITVIDDGRGIPVDIQEKTGRPAVETVFTVLHAGGKFGGGGYKVSGGLHGVGSSVVNALSTQLDVTVHKNGQKYYQEYHRGVVGDDLRIIGQTDLQGTTVHFTPDAEIFKETTEFDFNKLATRVRELAFLNRGLRISIEDKRNKDGKILSYHYEGGIQSYVSFIDEKKTVLFDPPIYTEGEMENISVEVAMQYTSDYSSTVLSFANNINTHEGGTHEQGFRTALTRVVNDYGRKNKLLKDNEDNLTGDDIREGLTAVISVKHPNPQFEGQTKTKLGNSEVSRIVNRLFSEALERFLLENPQVARKIVDKGILASKARIAAKRAREVTRKKSGLEISNLPGKLADCSSNDPKQTELFIVEGDSAGGSAKSGRNREFQAILPIRGKILNVEKATMDKILANEEIRSLFTAMGTGFGGDFDVEKARYQKLVIMTDADVDGAHIRTLLLTLFYRYMRPIVEAGYVYIAQPPIYGVKSGKTINYIQPGENQEIELQKMIEEMSNGRTKPVVQRYKGLGEMDDHQLWETTMDPEHRTMARVTVEDAAEADMIFDMLMGDRVEPRRDFIEANAKYSTIDI
- a CDS encoding HAD-IA family hydrolase, with protein sequence MKYDDYIWDLGGTLLDNYETSAQAFERTLKKFGISVSHQEIYDALRKSTDYAVDKFAGSVPGFLASYKEEERLSLEKPVLFDGASQVLAAIKAAGGKNFMISHRNNHVLDILKAAGIDKFFTEVVTSDNGFPRKPDPKSILYLVDKYEMTRPVMIGDRKLDIEAGKNASVPTIFFSSDQEDTDASYNVKNLKEILSL
- a CDS encoding PTS sugar transporter subunit IIB — its product is MSTIVNLFCSAGMSTSMFAKKMQDEANTRGLDYKVTAYGLAEVDDRGQEADVIMIGPQARYILDDVAKKFPEIPVKDIPMQMYGLMQGDKGLDFAIELLEAK
- a CDS encoding FtsW/RodA/SpoVE family cell cycle protein — protein: MKNNKKSWDLRIDYALILPVLLLLIIGLGSIYIAISHDHPSQAIRLVSQQGIWALLGVLVAVVVMHFNSKYLWKMTPLFYILGIILMILPLVFYDNQIVASTGAKNWVSYHGKTYFQPSELMKISYILMMARVVTSMQSRLDLDNIKDSFNLIFRLFLVTLPVIILLKLQNDFGTLLVFLAIYAGVIFVSGIPWKIIVPVALTVILLGGGILYLTTVDWGRSFLMSIGFEKYQLQRIDAWFHPFESAQSITYQQAQGQISIGIGGLLGYGFNVATIPVPVRESDMIFTVIAENFGFVGGTLLILLYFFLIYQMLRATYKSNNQFYTYISTGIIMMILFHVFENIGATIGVLPLTGIPLPFISQGGSSLISNLIGVGLVMSMTFNQTDESIDIPVEADASGKKIYRRSRISK
- a CDS encoding TVP38/TMEM64 family protein, producing the protein MKSIEYRQHLVKVISILAILGSLVLGYYLYRLGIFNDDNIIKSTAAEHPFLGALLIIGLQIIQVVVSFLPSGILCASAVLIYGPIQGFLYNYLGIVIGSIILFYLGREFGKPFVQTFVPDKTYNKYLSKVDQGRKFDWFFFWAIFAPLAPDDVLVLVASQTRMSYKFFIRSILIGKIFGVGIYSYVWTSGLEWLQKLF
- a CDS encoding CvfD/Ygs/GSP13 family RNA-binding post-transcriptional regulator, whose product is MHRQLKSKKKLKIGDIVDATITGVQTYGAFVKFANNCHGLIHISEIKSGYTKNIMDTVSLGQEVEAQIIDIDEYTGKISLSLRTMEDKPQLHHNKKKRRYKQKYNQPGFTSLANQLDKWVEENTEYLKGQGKVNNQ
- a CDS encoding peptidylprolyl isomerase, with the translated sequence MTNTNYPQVDIQNAPGQIAIIKTNHGDMKVKLFTDLAPKTVKNFVELAKEGYYDGIIFHRIISDFMIQGGDPTGTGMGGESIYGTKFEDEFSNKVFNIRGALSMANAGPNTNGSQFFIVQNEHMAYSKDVLVNGGWPEEIAELYTGGGTPHLDGRHTVFGHLYDEASYKTLDKIAKVPTGFQDKPVDDVVITKIEIVNDSDGKFIDSSKVKKN
- a CDS encoding Cof-type HAD-IIB family hydrolase, with amino-acid sequence MEDLLKRAQDIKIIFFDIDDTLRVKDSGFIPPSIKEVFFRLREKGILTGIATGRNFSGVVPEIRALKPDFFVTINGSHAQDKDQKLIYKNPLSRELIEDIIAWAKGERIDYAFVASNQVVINKWGDLAKEAITPIYGKINEDENYYEEDDIYQMLTITERDVDDSLPDKLKDQIRLVRWHEYSSDVVPYLGSKALGVSKVLESLGLTRENLLVFGDGLNDREIFDYAGISVAMEVSHPDLKKRASLVTETVEADGIKKALEQLKII
- a CDS encoding response regulator transcription factor; this translates as MSIKVVIVDDHEMVRLGLSSFLNIQEDIEVVAEASDGNIGVEYAKKYNPDVILMDLVMNQMDGIEASQTILAENPQAKILILTSFLDDEKVFPALAAGAKGYILKTSQADEIAEAIRKIYSGEDVLSDSVRQKIYEKNHRAPELYDDLTARELEVLRELSKGLSNQEIADSLFISLKTVKTHVSNILAKLEVDDRTQAVIYALQHGLAG